ACGTTTTCGCCATGTTTCCCTGGACGGTGTTTACAGCAGCGATCTCAGCCGGGCCCGGGAAACGGCGGCCACCATCGCCGCCCCCCACGGCCTGGAAGTTAATACAGTTACGGGCTTAAGGGAAATAAACTTTGGCGCCTGGGAAGGCCTGACCTACCAGGAGATAGTGGCGGGCTTCCCCTGCGAGTGGGAAGCATGGCGGCGGGATCCTGCTAATAAGATTGTCCCCGGCGGTGAAAGTTTCCGGCAGGTCATGGAGCGCGCATGGCGAGCCTTTAACGGGATCGTCCGGCAGGAAAAGGGGCGCAATATCCTGCTCGTCGCCCACGGCGGCAGTCTCAGGGCCCTTATCTGCGCCATCCTGGGGCTGGATTTAACTGCTGTCTGGCGCTTTCGCCTGGACAACACCGGGGTGAGTATTGTCGATTGTTATGACGATAAGCATATCCTGGTGCTATTAAATGATACTCACCACCTGGAAACCATGGGCGGGCCCGACGGCAGCGGTATTTTATAATCAATCCAGGGTAAAAGGATACCCTTTAAGGCAAACTACCTCCAGGAGGTGTTTGCCGTGGATCCTACCTTCAAGCCCGCGCGAGTGCCCTGGAGCACCCGGCCCGGCTTAAAAGAAATGGCAGCTGAGGTCGGGGTGGATTTTGACCGCTTCCTGGCCGGACTGGCTGCCAACCGCTCCGATACCGAACTGGCAGCCGAATTTGGGGTGGATTGTCAGGTTATTTTTCGCCTGCGGGACCATTTTGAACGTTACGGGCTTCATTCCATCATGGGGCAGGATTAGCCGGGTTTCCCGGCTATTTTTTTATTTCCTCTGGGAGCTGATATCAGGTATAATTAGGAACAACCCTGATCAGCTTGGACAGGACAGGCGGCTGGTACTGGCTACCTTGTTTATGGTATAATTAAACAATAATTTGGTCCTGTAAGGGGGCTTGAACTTGTCAACGGATAAGATTATTGGTGAAGGGTTGACTTTTGATGATGTCCTGCTGGTACCGGGTGAATCGGAAGTCCTGCCGCGGGAAGTGGACATCAGCTCCAATTTCACCCGCCATATTCGCCTCAATACTCCCCTGGTAAGTGCCGCCATGGACACTGTAACCGAAGCCAGGATGGCCATCAGTATGGCCCGGGAAGGCGGTATCGGGGTTATCCATAAGAACATGTCCATTGAGCGCCAGGCAAAAGAAGTTGACCGGGTTAAACGCTCCGAACACGGGGTCATTACCGACCCCATTTCCCTGACGCCTGACCACAAGGTACGGGATGCCGTGGCCTTAATGGAGCATTATCACATTTCCGGGGTACCCATTACGGTTAACGGCAAGCTGGTGGGTATCATCACCAACCGGGATATCCGCTTCGAGGAGAATTATGACCGGCCCATCAGGGAAGTCATGACCAAAGAAAACCTGGTAACCGCTCCGGTGGGTACTACTCTAAGCGAGGCCATGGCTATCTTACGCCGCTACAAGATCGAAAAGCTGCCCCTGGTCGATGACAATTACAACCTGAAAGGATTAATTACTATCAAGGATATCGAGAAGACGCGCAAATATCCCTTGGCCTCCAAGGATGAGAGGGGGCGCCTGAGGGTAGCGGCGGCTGTGGGAACAGGGGCCGATACTATGGCCAGGGTAGAAGCCCTGGTAGGGTCCGGGGTAGACGCCATCGTCGTTGACACGGCCCACGGTCAAGCCCGGAGTGTGCTGGAAACCGTCCGCCGCATTAAGGCCGCCTTTCCGGCAGTAGAACTAATAGCCGGTAATGTGGCTACAGCCGAGGGGACCCGGGCCCTGTGCGAGGCGGGCGCCGACGCCGTCAAA
This Moorella sp. E308F DNA region includes the following protein-coding sequences:
- the guaB gene encoding IMP dehydrogenase, which gives rise to MSTDKIIGEGLTFDDVLLVPGESEVLPREVDISSNFTRHIRLNTPLVSAAMDTVTEARMAISMAREGGIGVIHKNMSIERQAKEVDRVKRSEHGVITDPISLTPDHKVRDAVALMEHYHISGVPITVNGKLVGIITNRDIRFEENYDRPIREVMTKENLVTAPVGTTLSEAMAILRRYKIEKLPLVDDNYNLKGLITIKDIEKTRKYPLASKDERGRLRVAAAVGTGADTMARVEALVGSGVDAIVVDTAHGQARSVLETVRRIKAAFPAVELIAGNVATAEGTRALCEAGADAVKVGVGPGSICTTRVIAGIGVPQITAIIECARAAAPFGVPVIADGGIKYSGDVTKALAAGASTVMIGSLLAGTEESPGEIEIFQGRSFKSYRGMGSLAAMKEGSKDRYFQEEAEKLVPEGIEGRVPYKGPVAETIFQLVGGLRAGMGYCGARSIAELQAKGRFIRITPAGLRESHPHDVMITKEAPNYRI
- a CDS encoding helix-turn-helix domain-containing protein — encoded protein: MDPTFKPARVPWSTRPGLKEMAAEVGVDFDRFLAGLAANRSDTELAAEFGVDCQVIFRLRDHFERYGLHSIMGQD
- the cobC gene encoding alpha-ribazole phosphatase produces the protein MEGTRVYLVRHGETEWNNAGRYQGHSDVALSPRGRQQAELLRERFRHVSLDGVYSSDLSRARETAATIAAPHGLEVNTVTGLREINFGAWEGLTYQEIVAGFPCEWEAWRRDPANKIVPGGESFRQVMERAWRAFNGIVRQEKGRNILLVAHGGSLRALICAILGLDLTAVWRFRLDNTGVSIVDCYDDKHILVLLNDTHHLETMGGPDGSGIL